The following nucleotide sequence is from Acidimicrobiales bacterium.
GGCTCGATGCCCTGCATGGAGGCCCGGGGCTTGGCCTCCTGGGAGGCCAGCTTCGCCAGGAACTTGTTCGGGGCGACGCCGACGCAGCAGGTGAGGTGCTCCTCCTCCTGCACCCGACGGCGGATGTCGTGGCCCACGGCCTCGCCGCTCCCCCAGCGCCGGAGGGCGCCCGACAGGTCCAGGAAGGCCTCGTCGAGCGACAACGGCTCGACCAGCGGCGTGTAGCTACGGAACAGCTCCATGACCCGAGCGCTCACCTCGCTGTAGGCCCGGTGGTCCCCCTGCACGAAGACCGCGTGCGGGCAGAGGCGGCGGGCGCGCGTGCTCGGCATGGCGGAGTGCACGCCGTACCGTCGGGCCTCGTAGGACGCCGCGGCCACGACCCCACGCTCTCCGTCACCGCCCACCACGACGGCCTTGCCCACCAGGCTGGGGTCGCGGATGCGCTCGACCGCGACGAAGAACGCGTCCATGTCGACGTGCAGGATCGTGCGGTGGGCGCCGGGCCCGGCCATCAGAGGCGGCTGACGGTGAGGCGGGCGAGGTCGTCGCCATCGACCCGATAGCCGAACCCGCGCGTCCCGACCCATCGCTCGCCCAACCACTCGACGAGCGGCTCTCGCACCCACGGGTGCCCTTCGGTCAGGCGGTCGGCGCAGGCCGCCGGGTCGACGAAGCAGGCGTCGACCACGATCCCGTCGGGGTCGTCGACCAGCAGGTCGCCCTCGTACGCCACCGCCCGGTGCACCTCGACCGTGAGGGTCCAGCCGAGGCCCGGGGCCTCCGCCTCGATCGAGTACACGGGCCCCTCCCACGCCGTGACCACGAGACCGGTCTCCTCGAGGACCTCACGGGCCAGGCCTTCGAGGACGGACTCGCCCTCGTCGATGACGCCCCCGGGCGGCGACCAGTCGACCTGGCCGCCTCGGCGGCGGTTCTGGACGAGCAGGAGGCCACCCGGGCCCTCGATCAACGCTCCCCCGACGAGCCACCGGTGCACGAGGGCCAGTCTGGCAGCATTGGCCGATGCATCCGACGACGGCCGCCTTCGTCGACGCCGCTGCCGGGCTCGGCATCCGCGTCGAGCCCCGCACGTTCCCCGAGGGGACCCGCACCGCCGAGGACGCGGCCGCTGCGATCGGTGTCGACGTGGGCCAGATCGTGAAGTCTCTCGCCTTCCGAGCGGTGCGGGCCGACGGCTCCGGGTTCGTGGTGATGGCCCTGGTGAGCGGGTCGAACCGCCTCGACGAGGCCGCGCTCGCGGCTGCCGCCGGTGCCGACCACACCGAGCGGGCCGACGCCGGCGAGGTCCGGGCCGCCACCGGCTACGCCATCGGGGGCGTGCCGCCCTTCTGCCATGCCACGACCCTGCCCGTGTTCGTCGACCGCGATCTCCTCGTGTACGACGAGGTGTGGGCCGCGGCGGGCACCCCCCACGACGTGTTCCCCCTGACCCCCGACGAGCTCGTCCGCGCCTCCGGGGGCACGGTCGCCGACCTGGCCCGCTGACCACGCCGGTCCTCTGCGGCGCCCGCCGGGCGACCGGTGCAGCCGCCGCGCTCGCTGGCCCACGCCCCGTCGGCCCCAACGGCGGCGGCCGGCGCGGCGTCGCGCTGGTCGTGTCGTCCGCCCCCATCTGGGCTGACTGGCCGGCGCACCCCCGAGGCCATGCACCGGACGCGCCGGCGGCCCCGGGATGGCGGCGGGAGGGGGCCACCACCATCCTCGGAGCCGGGCACAGGCCGGCGGAGTTCAGGCCTGGTTCGGGGGACCGCCCTGGCCACCACCGGGGCTGAAGCTGGCGTCGGGCGTGCCCTTCAGGTAGGTCGGCACCCAGGGCCACTCGTCGGTGAGGAAGTAGGCGTAGGTGCCCTCGGGGAACTCGGGGGTGACGCACTCCCGGCCGTTGCACTCGTCGAGGTCGCCGAGGCCGTCCACGTACTCGTAGTCGGCCACGAACGTGCCGTCGTAGGTGCCGCCGGGCGAGTCGCTGCCGCGGCTGCCGCTCTTCAGCCGGTACGACGACGCCAGGTTGGCCACCCCGCTCGACGTGTCCTCCGGGTTGACGTAGCCGTAGCGCAGGTAGATCGGGAAGCCGTCGGCGGCCCAACCGACCAGTGCCGAGTGCTCGTCGGTCTCGGAGAGCCACTGCGCGGTGATGGCGTGGTAGTGGTACATGCCCGTCTCGGGCCGGGTGTGGGCGCCGTAGGCGTCGAGCTGGTCCGCGGTGGCCACGTAGTTCCAGCCGCCTCCCATGTCGTTGTCGTAGTAGCCGGCGGTCTTGGGGTCGAACAGCACGCTGTCGAGGTGGACCCCGAACAGCTGACCGGTCCCCACGTAGGTCGGCGAGTCGGCGTACTGCGGGTCGGTCGTCACCTGGTACGTCGACGCCGCCTGGACCGCGGGGGTGCCGGGGTAGCGGAAGTCCGCGTCGATGTCGTGGTCCGGGTAGCAGGTGGTCACGATCGTCCGATAGCCGTCGGCCACCGTGATGGTCAGGTTCTCGGTGGCGACGTCGCCCATGCCGAAGGCCAGCTCGTCGGCGACCTCGGCGGTGGCGGCAGCGGCGGTGGTGCTCGTGCTGCTCGACGCCGCCGCGGCGGTGGTGGCCGTGGTGGCGCCGGCCGACGTGCTCGCCGCGGAGGCGGCCGACGACTCGTCCTTGAACACGTACTTGGCCAGCCCGAAGCCCGCCACCGTGGCGCCGGCGCCGAGGCCGGCGATGGTGAGGAAGCGGCGGCGGTCCAGCACCGGGCCCTCGTCGTCGGCGAGGGCGACGGCGCCGGTGTCGATGCGGGAGTCGTCGGAACGGGGGCTGCGGTGGCGCTTCATCAGGTGCTCCTTGGTCGGGGCGGATCGGATGCAGGTCATGGTCCGG
It contains:
- a CDS encoding YbaK/EbsC family protein, yielding MHPTTAAFVDAAAGLGIRVEPRTFPEGTRTAEDAAAAIGVDVGQIVKSLAFRAVRADGSGFVVMALVSGSNRLDEAALAAAAGADHTERADAGEVRAATGYAIGGVPPFCHATTLPVFVDRDLLVYDEVWAAAGTPHDVFPLTPDELVRASGGTVADLAR
- a CDS encoding YHYH protein; protein product: MTCIRSAPTKEHLMKRHRSPRSDDSRIDTGAVALADDEGPVLDRRRFLTIAGLGAGATVAGFGLAKYVFKDESSAASAASTSAGATTATTAAAASSSTSTTAAAATAEVADELAFGMGDVATENLTITVADGYRTIVTTCYPDHDIDADFRYPGTPAVQAASTYQVTTDPQYADSPTYVGTGQLFGVHLDSVLFDPKTAGYYDNDMGGGWNYVATADQLDAYGAHTRPETGMYHYHAITAQWLSETDEHSALVGWAADGFPIYLRYGYVNPEDTSSGVANLASSYRLKSGSRGSDSPGGTYDGTFVADYEYVDGLGDLDECNGRECVTPEFPEGTYAYFLTDEWPWVPTYLKGTPDASFSPGGGQGGPPNQA
- a CDS encoding NUDIX hydrolase — its product is MHRWLVGGALIEGPGGLLLVQNRRRGGQVDWSPPGGVIDEGESVLEGLAREVLEETGLVVTAWEGPVYSIEAEAPGLGWTLTVEVHRAVAYEGDLLVDDPDGIVVDACFVDPAACADRLTEGHPWVREPLVEWLGERWVGTRGFGYRVDGDDLARLTVSRL